A single genomic interval of Methylocystis sp. IM3 harbors:
- a CDS encoding DUF3309 family protein, with protein sequence MLSTVLIVLLLLLLIASLPNWPYSAGWGYGPGGAVGAILAIVIILALLGRL encoded by the coding sequence ATGCTTTCGACAGTCCTGATCGTCCTGCTGCTCCTCCTGCTGATCGCCTCGCTGCCCAACTGGCCCTATAGCGCCGGATGGGGCTATGGGCCGGGCGGCGCCGTCGGCGCCATCCTCGCCATCGTCATCATCCTCGCCCTGCTCGGGCGGCTGTGA
- a CDS encoding Dps family protein, with amino-acid sequence MPLNIFESSDTERVALNTPSDLSEEATALVAERINRLVADAYVLYLKTKNFHWHVSGPNFRDFHEMLDEQSEQILESIDPLAERVRKLGQPTLRSLAQILALASLTENEKDFVSPYGMLVELMNDNIAVARSMREAHGICDDWDDVATASLIEQYLDETEKRTWFLFEAARAADAGGH; translated from the coding sequence ATGCCCTTGAATATTTTTGAGAGCAGCGACACGGAACGCGTCGCTCTCAACACGCCGAGCGATCTGTCCGAGGAGGCGACGGCGCTCGTCGCGGAGCGGATCAATCGGCTCGTCGCCGACGCCTATGTGCTTTACCTGAAGACCAAGAATTTTCACTGGCACGTCAGCGGGCCGAATTTCCGCGACTTCCACGAAATGCTAGACGAGCAGAGCGAGCAGATTCTCGAGTCTATCGATCCGCTCGCTGAACGGGTTCGCAAGCTCGGCCAGCCGACCCTGCGCTCGCTTGCGCAGATTCTGGCGCTCGCCTCGCTGACCGAGAACGAGAAGGACTTCGTTTCGCCCTATGGCATGCTCGTGGAGCTCATGAACGACAATATCGCCGTCGCCAGATCGATGCGCGAGGCGCATGGGATCTGCGACGACTGGGACGATGTCGCGACAGCGAGCCTGATCGAACAATATCTCGACGAGACCGAAAAACGCACCTGGTTCCTCTTCGAGGCGGCCCGCGCCGCCGACGCCGGGGGACACTGA
- a CDS encoding response regulator → MNISREIAPHLPYLRRFARALCGSQKSGDAYVVATLEALIADIDAFPPNMSAKVGLYHLFMLSWSSITLNVEDRPEDEVSPAERNVSLLTPRSRQAFLLRTVEGFSIEDVAAILAVTPQEVEQLIAQAGREIAERVATDVLIIEDEALIAQDIEFIARDLGHNVIGVARTHREAIELARGHRPGLILADIQLADGSSGLNAVNELLENFDCPVIFITAFPERLLTGERPEPAFLISKPYKVDTVKATISQALFFERKATRVA, encoded by the coding sequence ATGAACATCTCACGAGAGATCGCTCCGCATCTCCCCTACCTTCGCCGTTTCGCGCGCGCGCTCTGCGGTTCGCAAAAGAGCGGCGACGCCTATGTCGTGGCGACGCTCGAGGCGTTGATCGCCGATATCGACGCCTTTCCGCCGAACATGTCCGCGAAGGTTGGCCTCTACCATCTGTTCATGCTTTCCTGGTCGTCGATTACGCTCAATGTGGAGGATCGGCCGGAGGACGAGGTTTCGCCCGCAGAGCGCAATGTCAGCCTGCTGACGCCGCGCTCGCGCCAGGCCTTTCTGTTGCGCACGGTGGAAGGCTTCTCGATCGAGGATGTGGCCGCCATTCTCGCGGTCACGCCGCAGGAAGTCGAGCAGCTGATCGCTCAGGCCGGCCGCGAGATCGCCGAGCGGGTGGCGACCGACGTGCTGATCATCGAGGACGAGGCGCTCATCGCGCAGGACATCGAATTCATCGCGCGCGATCTCGGGCACAATGTCATCGGCGTCGCCCGGACGCACAGGGAGGCGATCGAACTCGCCAGAGGCCATCGGCCCGGCCTGATCCTGGCCGATATCCAGCTCGCCGACGGCAGTTCCGGCCTCAATGCGGTCAACGAGCTTCTCGAGAATTTCGATTGCCCGGTCATTTTCATCACCGCCTTCCCCGAGCGGCTGCTGACGGGCGAGCGTCCCGAGCCCGCCTTCCTCATCAGCAAGCCCTACAAGGTCGACACCGTGAAGGCGACGATCAGCCAGGCGTTGTTCTTCGAGCGCAAGGCGACGCGCGTCGCCTGA
- a CDS encoding NepR family anti-sigma factor has product MMQENEREEGKALAAREGGDARNGDDQVDGVDTAFLEPHIQEQLGRVLRSFCDDLIQQPIPDKFVMLLAQLEAKQREKK; this is encoded by the coding sequence ATGATGCAGGAAAACGAGCGCGAGGAAGGCAAGGCTCTTGCGGCGCGGGAGGGCGGCGACGCCCGAAATGGCGACGATCAGGTCGACGGAGTCGATACGGCCTTTCTGGAGCCACATATTCAGGAGCAATTGGGCCGGGTGCTGCGCTCATTCTGCGACGACCTCATTCAACAGCCGATTCCCGACAAATTCGTCATGCTGCTCGCCCAGCTCGAAGCCAAACAGCGCGAGAAAAAATGA
- a CDS encoding sigma-70 family RNA polymerase sigma factor, with protein sequence MTDAAFGEQMVAQIPYLRAFAISLSGSYSVADDLVQDTLVKAWSHADSFEPGTNFRAWLVTILRNTYFSQYRKRSREVQDSDNVLAEQIPVKGGQESNVTMQDVQKALNKLAPEHREILLMIGITELSYEEAAQVCNIAVGTVKSRLNRARAKLAEHLGLHGVHEIDYDPTMTGLAARKSTKAL encoded by the coding sequence ATGACTGACGCTGCGTTCGGAGAGCAGATGGTGGCGCAGATTCCCTACCTGCGCGCCTTCGCCATTTCTCTCTCGGGGTCATATAGCGTTGCCGACGACCTCGTCCAAGATACGCTGGTGAAGGCGTGGTCGCACGCCGACAGCTTCGAGCCGGGCACGAACTTCCGCGCCTGGCTGGTCACGATCCTGCGGAACACCTATTTCTCACAATATCGCAAACGCTCCCGCGAGGTGCAGGACAGCGACAACGTCCTCGCCGAGCAAATCCCCGTGAAGGGAGGACAGGAATCGAACGTCACCATGCAGGACGTGCAGAAGGCGCTGAACAAGCTTGCCCCGGAGCACCGCGAAATCCTGCTGATGATCGGCATCACCGAGCTCTCCTACGAGGAGGCGGCTCAGGTCTGCAACATCGCCGTGGGGACGGTGAAGAGCCGTCTGAACCGCGCCCGCGCCAAGCTCGCCGAACATCTCGGCCTCCACGGCGTTCATGAGATCGACTACGACCCAACCATGACCGGGCTTGCCGCCCGCAAAAGCACAAAGGCGCTCTAG
- a CDS encoding HWE histidine kinase domain-containing protein, with translation MIGRSRWRILSFAVSLGLCDARRALAAQLFLIPRADPALAGAAGVLLGIALAIALYVIFRLDQNRRRAAAAAHRLAEMAQRMKAGDQPEWTTTGVADIDDIARTLEAFEQRLRRKRGLLTQLNSEVLRGGGSNGFNNQLRAIIDALPVGVLLAEAPSGRILEGNQALESIRRGPVIYSDGVRHYRNWVAVHENGEPVTPDEYPLARALAGEERPVLECRHQRGDGSWGWVNIVGSPIRNEQGGIIAAIIAVTDIDEIKSAEDHRRSMNMELHHRVNNSLAMIQGIANITARTATDFSCFRSSFSDRIQCLSRISTLLVKKSWTETPVRELVATALASDSAALRDRVALSGEDVELRSEVALALGMALHELLSNAERHGALSADKGWISVDWRVADSEGRRLMVEWKEHGGPPVAEPGRTGVGQYLMKSVLSRQFGGDIDFFYEPDGLRATLTAEI, from the coding sequence GTGATCGGACGGAGCCGGTGGCGGATTCTCAGCTTCGCTGTCTCGCTGGGATTGTGTGATGCGCGCCGGGCGCTAGCGGCGCAGCTTTTCCTGATTCCAAGAGCCGACCCTGCCCTCGCGGGGGCGGCGGGCGTCCTGCTGGGGATCGCCCTCGCCATCGCCCTTTATGTGATTTTCCGCCTCGACCAGAACCGCCGCCGGGCAGCCGCCGCCGCCCACAGGCTGGCGGAGATGGCGCAACGGATGAAGGCTGGCGATCAGCCGGAATGGACGACGACGGGCGTCGCCGACATCGACGACATCGCCCGCACGCTCGAAGCGTTCGAGCAGCGGCTTCGGCGCAAGCGCGGACTGCTGACGCAGCTGAACTCGGAGGTGCTGCGCGGCGGCGGGTCCAATGGCTTCAACAATCAGCTTCGCGCCATCATTGACGCGCTTCCGGTGGGCGTTCTGCTCGCCGAGGCGCCGAGTGGCCGCATCCTCGAGGGCAACCAGGCCCTCGAGTCGATCCGGCGCGGCCCCGTCATCTATTCGGACGGCGTCAGGCATTACCGGAATTGGGTCGCCGTGCATGAAAACGGCGAGCCGGTCACGCCGGACGAATATCCTCTGGCCCGCGCCCTCGCCGGCGAGGAGCGGCCGGTTCTCGAATGCCGGCATCAGCGCGGCGATGGGTCCTGGGGCTGGGTCAACATCGTCGGCTCGCCGATCCGCAACGAGCAGGGCGGGATCATCGCCGCGATCATCGCCGTCACCGACATCGACGAGATCAAGAGCGCCGAGGATCACCGGCGCAGCATGAACATGGAGCTGCACCACCGGGTGAACAATTCGCTCGCGATGATCCAGGGCATCGCCAACATCACCGCCCGCACCGCGACGGACTTTTCCTGCTTTCGAAGCAGTTTCTCGGATCGCATCCAGTGCCTGAGCCGCATTTCCACCCTGCTCGTGAAGAAGTCCTGGACGGAGACGCCCGTGCGCGAACTGGTGGCGACGGCGCTCGCCTCCGACAGCGCCGCTCTGCGCGACCGCGTCGCCCTGTCGGGAGAAGATGTGGAGTTGCGCTCTGAAGTGGCGCTCGCGCTCGGCATGGCGCTGCACGAGCTTCTCTCCAACGCCGAGCGTCACGGCGCGCTCTCGGCCGACAAGGGATGGATTTCCGTCGACTGGCGCGTCGCCGACAGCGAAGGGCGCCGCCTCATGGTCGAGTGGAAAGAGCATGGCGGACCGCCCGTCGCCGAGCCGGGCCGCACGGGCGTCGGGCAATATCTCATGAAGTCGGTGCTGTCCCGCCAGTTCGGCGGCGACATCGACTTCTTCTACGAGCCCGACGGCCTGCGCGCGACGCTCACCGCCGAGATATGA
- a CDS encoding HlyC/CorC family transporter, producing MHGLGTGGAQFEWSDVLIVFLCVLLSAFFSGSETALTAASHARMHTLEKEGDRRAGAVNRLLRQRNRMIAALLLGSTLVNIGGSAFTTSVLTAIAGENGAVYATILMTVLLLVFAEVLPKTLAINYPDAMSLRVVRFITPFVSIFGPVLAAVEWIVRMVLGLVGVELGHGRTMLSPYEELKGAVDILHEEGNVERAARDMFGGVLDLQVLHVADVMIHRTKMRTIDADLPPVQIVREVLSSPFTRMPLWRDRPDNFVGVLHSKDLLRALDAAGGDASKISIDEVMFAPWFVPEATTLEDQLEAFLKRKTHFALVVDEYGEVMGLVTLEDILEEIVGDIRDEHDLAVQGVRPQPDGSVLVDGAVPVRDLNRVMAWSLPDEEATTIAGLVIHEAGAIPDAGQVFTFHGFRFEVLRKIRNRVTALRVTPQKPGEG from the coding sequence ATGCATGGCCTTGGAACCGGCGGCGCGCAATTCGAATGGTCGGATGTGCTGATCGTCTTTCTCTGTGTTCTGCTCTCCGCCTTTTTTTCGGGTTCCGAAACGGCGCTGACGGCCGCGTCCCATGCGCGGATGCATACGCTGGAGAAGGAGGGCGACCGGCGCGCCGGCGCCGTCAATCGCCTGCTGCGCCAGCGCAACCGCATGATCGCCGCGCTGCTGCTCGGCAGCACGCTGGTCAATATCGGCGGCTCCGCCTTCACGACGAGCGTGCTGACCGCCATCGCCGGCGAAAATGGCGCGGTCTACGCCACCATCCTGATGACCGTGCTGCTTCTCGTCTTCGCGGAAGTGCTGCCGAAGACGCTCGCGATCAATTACCCGGACGCGATGTCGCTGCGCGTCGTGCGCTTCATCACGCCCTTCGTCTCGATCTTCGGCCCCGTTCTCGCGGCCGTCGAATGGATCGTGCGCATGGTGCTCGGCCTCGTCGGCGTCGAACTCGGCCACGGCCGCACCATGCTCTCGCCCTATGAGGAGCTCAAGGGCGCGGTCGATATCCTGCACGAGGAAGGCAATGTCGAGCGCGCGGCTCGCGACATGTTCGGCGGCGTGCTCGATCTGCAGGTGCTGCATGTCGCGGATGTGATGATCCATCGCACCAAGATGCGCACCATCGACGCCGACCTGCCGCCCGTACAGATCGTGCGCGAGGTGTTGTCCTCTCCCTTCACCCGAATGCCCCTGTGGCGCGACCGGCCGGATAATTTCGTCGGCGTGCTGCATTCGAAGGATCTGTTGCGCGCGCTCGACGCCGCCGGCGGCGACGCCTCGAAGATCAGCATCGACGAAGTGATGTTCGCCCCCTGGTTCGTGCCGGAAGCGACGACGCTCGAAGATCAACTCGAGGCCTTCCTCAAGCGCAAGACGCATTTCGCGCTGGTCGTCGACGAATATGGCGAGGTCATGGGCCTCGTCACGCTCGAGGACATTCTCGAGGAGATCGTCGGCGACATTCGCGACGAGCACGATCTCGCCGTGCAGGGGGTGCGGCCGCAGCCGGACGGCTCCGTGCTCGTCGATGGCGCCGTGCCGGTCCGCGATCTCAATCGCGTCATGGCCTGGAGCCTGCCGGACGAGGAGGCGACCACCATCGCGGGCCTCGTCATCCACGAAGCCGGCGCCATTCCCGACGCCGGGCAGGTGTTCACCTTTCACGGCTTCCGCTTCGAGGTTCTGCGCAAGATCAGGAACCGCGTCACCGCGCTGCGGGTGACGCCGCAAAAGCCCGGAGAGGGATGA